ATGATGGGTGTGGAGGTGCCCCATGGCAATGATGGTTTGTCCTTGCTGTTTCTTTTGTTCCGCATAATCAAAAGCCTCCTGGTACAGGGCCGCAACACCTGCAGCATAAGGGTTTTCACAATCGGGAATAACCGGGTAGTCGCCCATTCGTAAAAAAGGAATGGCAAGGCACCATGTTTTAATATTTCCTGAAGGGTCATGCAAGGGAATTACCAGTTTTTCATAATTGATTTTTCCTTCTCCGTTTTTTTCTATTGTCCCGATAATGTGAATGTTCGATGATTCAAGAAGGGGTATCGGAGCTTCCAGGCGGGATGCCGAATCATGGTTGCCGGCGGTAATCACAATCTGTAAACCCTGCCTGGCTCCGGCGGCCCTGTTAAGAAAGGTGTAAAACAGCTTAACTGATGCTGCCGAAGGATTTGAGATGTCAAAAACATCACCGCTGACCAGAAGGACATCAATCTGTTCTGCCTGTATGGTGAGCACCAGCCAATCCAGAAACTGCCGGTGCTCGGCATTGCGGTCGTATTCGTGAAACAGCTGGCCGATGTGCCAGTCTGCAGTATGGAGAATTTTCATAATTCAGTCTTTTTGCAGTGCATTTTTATCATTGATTGACAATGCCTCATCATTTATTCATTCATTTGTTAATCCCAATGCAGATAATCCGGCTGCCGCCGGGATGAAGCAGATTCAACTGCTCAGAAAAGATATCCCGAAGGGCAGGACAGTCGGGCGGGGCAGATTAACCGGCAGCAAAGTAGCAAATAATTTAAAGCCGGTCAAGCCATTAGGCCTGATTCATTAAAATTTTATTAATGAGGTTCAGATGATTGTTTTAATGCCCTGTAAAGATAAAACCCAAGGTGAAGTTTGCTTTACGGAAAACCGTAAAATAAAAAATATGACCGGCCTTTGCAGGACTTCTGCATTATTAAATATTGACTGATGCAAAAAGATGGCAATGATCAGATTTAATAAAAATTCTGTAATTCTGTATGGTCTTAAACCATTTTCGTAACTTCCAATCTTAATTAACACCGTCACAATTACATTCCGGTATGCACAGCAAAGAACAAACAAATCAATACTTTGACAGACCTGAATGAGGAACTGGAAAATTATTTTCGAAATACCATCATCCCACAGCTTTGTGGACCGGTCCCTGATACTCCGTAAGTTTACCCCGCCTGCTATGAAGCAGTTCAGGCTGAAAGAAGGGGATATTGGGAGAGCGCTTGCCGATGTGGCGGAAAATTTCAGGTTTCCGACGTTTACAGATAATATAAAACATGTTATTGAAACCGGCGAAATCTTGGAAAAAGAAATCCAGGCCACGGACCGCCGGTGGTATCAGATGAATATCCTGCCTTATATCACACGTACAGACCAGCTTAATAATGGTGTTATTATTACTTTTATTGATATTACCTCCCGGGTAGAAGATCTTGCGGAACAGGAAAAACTGGTGGCAGAACATGAACTGCTGCTTGATACCATTGCCCATGATATTAAAACACCATTGACCAGCCTCGGACTGAACATTGAAATGATGAAAAGGCTCCCTGAACATGGTATGGTAAGATTTCCGCAGCTTGTGGGTAATCTGGAACAGAGTTTGCTTAAAATGAAGTCAGTTGTTAACGAACTGATTGACTCCCGCTGACAGGGTCAGAAATATAATCCTGTGGAATAACTGATTGATTTACAGAATATTATAGAAGATGTGAGGCTTGCCCTGGTACTGCAGATCAGTGAAGCGGAAGCAAGAATCACGTACGATATCCGGGTTTCTGAAATAATATTTGTCCGGCGCAAGCTGCGGAGCATCATATGCAACCTGTTGAATAATGCTATTAAATACCGTTCGGATGACCGGAAGCCTGATATAAAAATTGCGGCAGAAGCGGAAAACGGTTTTATGGTGATTGATGTTGAGGATAACGGGATAGGAATCCCATCTGCCCTGAAATATAAAATTTTTAAAAAATACAACCGGGTTGCAAATCAGAGAGAAGGAAACGGCATAGGGCTGTATCTGGTGAAGGAAATTATAGAAACAAGCGGAGGCCGGATTGAAGTGGAAAGCGAAGAAGATAAAGGATCAGTATTTAAAGTATATCTGAAACTGAGAAATCAGGAAATCTGAATGCAAAATCTATCAAATAGCGAGAAGAAATTCAGTCCTTTGATATAAACTATATTAGATGATACCTAAAGTATCTGGATCTTAAGCGGTAAAGCTTTACGCACGGGAGGATTTTAGCGAATGTTAAAATAATGAGAAGATCAATGCTACAGAAGATTAATGAATGAATAAAAATATATGTGTCCTTGAGGACAGCGAAGAAATCCTGGAACTCATCCACATGATTTTAGAACAGAACTATAATGTATACGGTTTTACCACCGTATCCGGATTTATGTCCGGATATACAGAGATGGCCCCTGATCTCTGCCTGCTTGATGTAATGCTGCCGGACGGCAATGGCCTGGAAGTCTGCAACAGCCTTAAAAATAACGGATTATCCAGACATGTTCCTATAATTATAATGACGGCAAATGCCGGGATACAGAAAATGAAAGAGATCTGCCTTGCCGATGATTTTATCTCGAAACCATTTGACATGGATGATCTTATCCGGAGAATCGGTATTCATATCCAGAATTAAAAAATCAATACAACCTACCATAACCTATCGAAATGCGCAGCCCAACCCGACTGGAGAAAACAGATCTTTTAACTATCCTTTGCCTTCGTACTGAACATGCTGTTGCAGTGTATACCGGAGAAGAGATATTAATAGAATTTGCAAATCCTGCCATGATGGGTGCATGGGGAAGAACCGGGTCTGTAGTCGGGCTTACACTGTCTGAAGCCCTGCCTGAAATCTCAAACCAGCCATTTGTCGCCATGTTGAAGGAAGTATGGAATACCGGTGTGGATAATGTGGGGAAGGCAATACCTGCTGAACTGTTTGTAGACGGACGGCTGCAGCAGTATTATTTCGATTATTCTTATCTCGCGGTAAAAGATGAAAACGGAAAGGTATACGCCATTTATCATACGGCGAAGGATGTGACCCAGAAAGTGCGTGACCGGAAGGAACTGGAAGAGGCAAGGGAACGACAGGAACTCCTTGAAAGAGAACAGCGGCTGAATGAAGAACTTGCGGCAGCCAATGAAGAGCTCCAGGTGACCAAAACGAGCCTCAGCATTCTGAATCAGGAGCTTGAAGCCCGGGTGGTCCAGCGTACGGCAGAACTGTCCCGTTCAGAAAGCCGCCTGCGCTTCCTTTTATCTGATGCACCGGTTGCCATAGCTGTTTTTCACGGGAGGGAACTCATTATTGAATCCGCCAACAAAAAAGTACTTGAAGTATGGGGCAAGCCGGATCATGTAATAGGGCTGCCGCTGCATATAGCCGTCCCGGAGCTGGTGGGCCAGGAATTCCTGCAGATTTTAGATGAGGTGTATATCACCGGAAAAGCATTTTACGGCTATGAAATAAAAGCTATGCTGGAACGGAACGGAAAGCTGGATGAAGTCTACTGTAATTTTGTGTACCAGCCCCTGAAGGATGAAGCCGGAGCAGTCAACAGCATCATGCTGACGGCAAGCGTGGTTTCTGAGCAGGTGATAGCAAGGAATAAAATACAATCTCTAAACGAAGAACTGCTTGCGATAAATGAGGAATTAAGCAAATCACAGGAACTCCTGCTGACGTCTAACCTTGATCTGAAAACCAGTGAGAACCGGTTAAATAAAATCCTCAGTGATCTTCCTGCACCGGTAGTGGTGCTCACAGGCCCGGATCAGATTATTTCCACGACGAACCAGGCATTGCTTACCTTCTGGCAACGTACTGCAGATGAGGTTTTGGGAAGACCGATGCTGGAAGTATTCCCCGAACTTAAAAACCAGGTGTTCCCAGGCCTATGGAAACATGTGCTGGAAACAGGATTATCACTCCAGAAACGCGAGCAGAAAGTCGTATTTAGAAATAAGTTTAACGGCGAAGACAGGATTTTATACGTAGATTACTTTTATCAGCCTCTTACGGACTTTGCCGGCCGGATAACCGCTGTTTTGGCAACTGTTTTGGACGTTACGGAAAAAGTCCGTTCAAGGCATATCATTGAAGAAGCAGAGGCAAAGCTGAGGCTGGCCATTGATTCTTCTGAACTGGGCACCTGGTTTATTGATGCAGAAAGCAGGATACTCACCGCATCTTCACGCTTAAAGGAAATATTCGGGTTTTATTCTGACGAAGAAATGTCTTTACAGGAAGTATTCAGTCAGATTATCCCCGAATACAAGGATGAAGTCATTGCCGGGCTGGATGCCGCCATTACAACAGGTGCCAGTTTTGACATGGAATATTCGATAAAGGGATACAGGGACGGCAACATCCGCTGGGTACGCTCAACCGGAAAACTTTATAATGAAGATGTCTTCAGCAAGGCTAATTTTTCAGGAACCGTGCAGGATATTACCCAGAGGAAGCTGGAAGAGCAGCGCAAAGATGATTTTTTAAGTATTGCCAGCCATGAACTGAAAACACCGGTTACTGCTTTAAAAGCATCCCTTCAGCTCCTGAGCCGCTACCGGGATAACATGGTGCATCCTATGGTGCCACGGCTGGTAGACCAGTCTAATGCAAGCGTACTCAAGATCACGGGATTAATTGACGACCTGCTTAATACCACCCGCACCAATGAAGGGCAGCTTCATCTTAATTACCGCCGGTTCAATGTGTTTGAAATGCTGGATGAATGCTGTACCCACATCCGGATCCGCGAAAAGCACGAACTTATTTTGCAGGGCATAAAAGGTCTGATGATTGAAGCGGATGAGGTACGGATTGATCAGGTAGTGGTAAATCTCGTAAATAATGCCGTTAAATATGCACCTGATCAGCGTGAGATTTATCTGATTGTTGAAGATCTGGGAGACCGTGCAAAAATTTCCGTGAAAGACTCAGGGCCGGGTATTCCTGCAGATAAAATACCGCACCTCTTTGACCGCTATTACCGGGCAGATTACTCCGGCGTGCAGTATTCAGGGCTCGGGCTCGGGCTTTACATCAGTGCCGAAATCATCAGAAAGCACCGGGGCGAAATAGGTGTAGACAGCGAGCTGGGCAAAGGCAGTACTTTCTGGTTTACTTTGCCTTTGCATAAAAATTTACCTTAACAGGCATTTAAGGTTCAATACAGAAAGTTATTGATAGATATCTTTATGCTCATCAATACAGATTTGATGAGTCTAAATTAATGTGATGAAACTTTTGTGCCTTCCGGACAATACAACTTCAGTATTCTTACAAATTTTCCTTATCATTTATAAACAATATTTTATTGCTATTCTTTCGGTTATTTATTGTTTTCAGAAGCAATAATTATATATTTGTATCGGCTGAAAAGATAAACAGACTTTGCAGAAAATTAAGTTTACGGTATTTAATATTTGTTATTGCTTAACCATTAGTTATCTTGAATAATAATCGAAGAAAAAATATTGAAATGGGGCATCCCGTAATTGTGAATTAAATAATGTTAATATTATTGTAACTGATTGCAATCAGAAATAATAAATAATACTCAAAAATTAAATTACAATGAAAAAATGTTTTTTAGCCGCTGTGATCGGCTTTACAGGATTGGTCAGTGCAAACGTACCGGAAATTAAATCTGATGTTTCTGAAGTTGAAGATTCACAAACCATCCATCTTTTTAAAAGAATCAAAATCGATGAAACCATAACGGATACCCATGGTACCCAGTGGCATATCTATGGCTGGGTGGATGTTTCAATAAGCTGGTCGGGTCCCAAAATCAATCATTACGATGTCCATATGACAGGTGGCGGGTACCACTATCATTTTCAGGGTAAAGTAGTAAGAGAGGAACTAAAGGACGGGACGATCAGAAATACAATTGACGGTTCTTTAACTGATGAAGATTCCGGTACGGAGGTAGCCATTGACAGCAATATTAAAACTTTACTGTATCAACTGAATGAAAATGTGATCAGGAATAATCCAGAATAAAGTGAATAATTATCAGCGGGAATGATAGTTCCCGCTAATTTAAATACCAAACATATGAAAAATATCTTTTTATTTTCAGGAATATTGATATGCCTGTCGTTCAGCAAGTCTCAGAAAAATGAATTCTTAGGAAACTGGAAGGTCATTGATTCTTACAATATTGAAGAAGTGGGTCTCAAGGAGATTGCTTTACACAGTATGATAAAGAAAAAAATAGTTGAGCAAAAAAGCCGGATCATTTTTACTGCCGACAGCATTATGATTAAGCAGAACGATATTATTTCTGACAGGAGTAAAGTCAGGGACCTGAGAAAAATCAGCAGAGACAGTCTGGTTTTTAAGTTTGATGATCATATGGCATCATTCAGGTTAAAAAACAACAGAACCGGTATTTTAACAGTCGATAAAAAAGCTGTTTTCCAGGTTGAAAGATAGATAAAAGCACCCGGCAGAGGTGCTTTTTTTCCTATTATCAGCATATGATTACCTTTAGGAGCCGGATAGTTTTAAAAATATAGGCTTTGTCTACGGCCGTTCTTTTATTTTACCGGTAATCTGAAATAATTTTAACAATTCAAAACCCACATATCACGCAGAATCTCCACACATCATCATTTAAAAATACTGGTTAAATTGGATAATTCTGCAAATAGGGAGCTTACAAAGCCATTAACTCAATAAATTTTTGTTTTTTTGCAAAACTTTAATTTTAGATAAAAATATGTCGGAGTTTGATGAGATCAGGTCTTTTTATGATCATGAAGTAAACGGTGCCTTGGAAAGTATTGCCAGGCATCCTATGATGCATGCCTTAATGCAGTTTACTTTCCCGGATTGTGAAGAAGATTTTTGGCTTGCCAGGTTTAAAAATACCCAATCCATAAGCGATTTTCAGCATCAGTGTATTTCACAGACCGTACGGCAGATTCTTATCCAGAGTTCAGAGGGTTTGACGACTTCCGGATTTGATGACCTGGATAAAGACACTTCTTATCTGTTCATTTCCAATCACAGGGATATCGTTCTGGATACTTCTTTACTGAATCTGGTTCTGCTGGATAAAGGGCTGATTATGACCTCTTCAGCAATCGGGGATAACCTGGTGCAGAAAAGATTTCTGCACGTATTGGCGAAATTAAACCGTAATTTTTTAGTACAGAGAGGATTGTCCATCCGCGAGCAGCTGAGCAGCTCAAAGCTGATGTCCGAGTATATTTACAGCTTGCTCCGGTCTGAAAACCGTTCTGTCTGGATTGCCCAGAGAGAAGGCCGTACAAAAGACGGCAACGACGCTACCCAGCAGGGTGTCCTGAAGATGCTTGCCATGGCAGCGGGAAGCCGCCCGCTGGCTGAGTTTTTTAAATCGCTCAGGATCGTTCCGTTATCCATATCGTATGAATATGATCCTACAGATGCCCTTAAAATGCCGCAGGTGATGGCACAGTCTAAAAACGAAGTATACATCAAAGACGAGGATGAAGATTTCAAAACCATGCTGAGCGGGGTACTGGGACAAAAGAAGCGCATCCATCTGCACGCCGGAAAAATATTGGAAGAAGAATTTGATGACATTGCCTCAGTAACCGAAAATAAGAACAAGCAGCTTCAGGCGATTGCAAAAATGATAGACCGCTCTATTATTGATAATTATAAGCTCTGGCCGACCAATTATATTGCCTTTGATCTGCTGAACGGCTCCAACATGTATTCCCAGCATTATAAAGAAGAAGAAAAACAGCTTTTTGAACGGCGCCTGGAAATGAGGATTGACAGTTCCGATGCCGATCTGAAGAAGAGCTTCCTGGAAATGTATGCCAATCCTGTGGCTAACAAATGCGGATAAATAGGAGAGGAGCGGAAGATCTGCTGAATCAATATAGGTTATTCTGAAAAAGAACCATTGGAAATCCTTTTTAAATTGAAAGCACGGTAAGTTCTTGAATTCCTGCACAATTTTGAATGTGCGGCTGTTTGCTTTGGTATCAGCGGATAAAAAACTGTCTCTTCGTCAGTCTCGTCAGTTCCCCGTACACATAGATTTCCATGATCTGCCAGTTGCTGAACTCATCAAAATCTTTGTATTCGGTTTTGTCGTTTGAGGCTCCCTGCCTTACCGTAACCAGCTGACGCGCTTCATTATAGGTGTAGTTTTCAATACTTGGATTCGGGGAAAGCCAGTCGTATGTCTCTGTTTTGCGGAGAAGCCCTTCATGGTAATGATAGATTACTTTATCATTCAGCTCGCCATTCCGGATGTGCTGGTACAGGGTGACCTGATTATCTTTATTGTATCCGTACAGGTTTTTTGCCTCCCGATGGAAATCTGTAACCTTTTCTTCAGTCAGATTTCCGTGCGCATCATACTGAAAGGCTGTTTTTTCTATTACCCTGCCGGTATTTTTTGAAATGACGGACTGTTCAGTCAGCCTATCCTGTCTGTATATATTTTTGTAATAAATGATGTTCTCTTTTCCGTCTTCTGTAGTAGTAAGCTGAATAATACAGCCTTTGTCATCCAGCTTTTTTGAGAAGACCTGGACTGAATTTTTCAAATGAAACGTAGTCTTGCTCTCTATGTTATTGCCGTTGTGGTCAAAACGGTCAGCAGCCGTAAAATTGAGGATGCCTTTTACATAATATTCCGTATGACCGGAAACCAGGATGCCGTTTTTCAGGTTAAATACCTGTAAGGTTTCCAGTTGCCGGATACCGTTTTCAAATACAAAAATGCTGTCAATGATCTTCACGGTTTGCGGAGGCAGGTGTATCTCTTTCGGAAGCATATCGTTTTTCATAGGGTAAATTTTAAGGTGCTGTGCGCAGGAATCAGTAAAAATAAAAACACATATGATGCTTAGGAAAACCTGCACATAGAAACTTCTTATGGGATTAATCATGTAATGATTTATTTGATTTAAAAATAAGGTATTTTGAGAAATTAAACCAAAGAAAATATTCCATTACATCAGGGAAGCAGCAATATCATTCGGGTGCTCATCTTAAAGATGTTTTAAAACAATTATTTAGCTTTCCTGAATTTATTGAACCAGAAAATAAATCCCGTAACCGGCAGCGAAAATCCGATGAAGCAGATGATAAAGTAAAAAATAATGCTCTTAAGGCCCAGGATTTCCCCGGTATGCAGCGGTTTGGCCAATGAAGTAAACTGTTTGCTGAGCGGCTTTTCCCAAAACAGTTCTTTGGATTTAAATTTACCCTTTTTATCAAATGTAATCTGGTCCGGAAGCATGGCTCCGAGCCAGTTACCGGTATTTACTTTGGTAACGACGAACCGCGGATTTTCTTTATTGGGCAGCTCAATTGTGGTAACGGCTTCATAAGGCAGGATTTTGTCAGCCGAAACCAGGATTTCCTGAAGGGACACCGGTTTTTCCTGAACGGCTGATTTTTCTTTCTGGCGGCTCAGCATATCATTAAAAATATGGTCAAAAGCATTGTTTTCTTCTTTTGAACTGACCGCTGAAACATTTGAGATCGATTCTCCGCCCAAAGAAACAATCAGTGCATTTTTCACCCACGGATAGGTAATGTATAAACCGGTAACAGCCATAAAAAACAGCATCAGGAAAGCATAAAACCCCATCGTGTTGTGCAGGTCGTAATTAATGCGCTGAAATTTTCCGCTGAATTTTACCGTTAAAGATTGCTTCAGGTGCCTGGCCTTTTTGGGAACCCATAAGACAAACCCTGAAAAAAGCAATAGGCATAACATGAGCACTGCCGCACCGTTGATCTGCCTTCCCGCATTTCCCATCATCAGGTTCCTGTGAAGATCGAGTACGATTTCAAAAAAGCGGTTCATGTTCACATCTGCCATTCCTAAATCTTTACCGGAATACGGATTGAAATAGCCTGCAGAATCAACATTATCACGGGTATAGGAAACCACGTAGCTCCGGTCTTTATCCACCGGGATCATGATGCTTTTCAGCTCTTTTTTTTCTCTGAGAAGGATCTCCCGGATCTGAGCAGGTGTTTTCCTGGATCTGGGCTTTTCCGTTACGAAAACTTTGTCACGGTTCAGCACATCCGAAAACTGGTTTTTGAAAGCATACAGGCACCCCGATAAGCAAACTACCATAATCACCAAAGCAGAAAGAAGGCCCAACCAGAGGTGGAGCAGCCCCATGGCATATTTAAAAAGAGATTCGTTTTTTCTTCTTTTCCGGACAAGTGTTTTTTGTAAGCGGGAATTCTTCATGATGGTAAACGGAAAAGCATTAAAACAAAACAAAAGCCTGCTTTAATGCTCAAAATAGTAAAAATTAAATATGAATCTTATTTTCTGCCTTTGAACTGCTGGTCCTTTACAATAGCCAGGAATTTGGTATACTGTTCCGGCGTAAAAACCTTTTTCAAGGCTTCTTTCCTCTGGTTGTCAAATTTTTCCCAGTATTCTCTGGCCAGATCATTATTTCCGTGGTAGATATCATGCGCATCATTGAATGATTTTTCGAAAGCATCATTGGCCGCATTGAGCATGGCAAACTGGTCTTCAGAAAGCTGTAATTCAGTTTTGATTTTACCTAAAAGCTGATTGTCATACCTTGGCCTTTTTCTGGAGTTTTCATCAACAAACTTATTGAACTTTTCCATCTGTCCCGCATCAAGGACTTTAGCCATTTCTTCTGCCTGCCGTGCCTTCAGTTCCTCACTCTTGATTCCCAAAGCCACACGGTCCATCTGTCCGCCCTGCGCTTTTGCCGCTTCAAAGTTCTGCTCAGACTGTTTCTGGTACCTTGCCGTAATCTCATCATAGCTTTTCTCCTGTTCAGGCGTCAGAGTTACTTCTGTCTTGAATTTTGAGTAGTCAGTACCTCTTTTCTTGTTCTCGCCGGAGCAAGAAATAATAAATGCTCCCAGGACGAATGCCGTTAATACCGTTTTGATATTTTTCATAATTGTTAATTGATTTAAAATTTATAATTGATTTGTGCTGAGAAGTTTCTCGGCTGGATCTGGTCAATAAAGCCTCCCCTGAAATAAGAGCTGTATCCTACCGCATCAAAGATGTTGTTGAAGAATACCCTTACGCCAAGGCCGTTTTTAAATGCGTATCCTACCTGTGCCTCCACGGTGGTATATTCAGGCATAAGGAAGGGCTTTGTGCCCGGAGTTACGCTGTTGGCATGCCCGCTTATGATTGTTTTCTGGGTATACTCATCCACAGGGCGTTTTCCTACGTAATAAATTCCGGCTCCGATATCCAGTCCGTCTAAAGCACCGGTATTGAATTTATAATTCAGCCATCCGTTTGCCGTATGTTTCGGGGCGTTCATGAGTGCTGATCCGTTCACGTAAGCAGGGCTGTCCTGGTATTGGGCATCCAGATAGGCCCAGCCTGTCATAATCTGTAAATTGGGCAGGATTCTTCCAATCAGCTCAACCTCAACCCCTTTCCTTCTGAGTTCACCAGCAAGCCCGAAGAAACCGGTGGCGTTACCCTGATCATTAAGTACAGAATAAGAAAGGTTATCGGTTTTGATATCGAACAGGGTTACATTGAATCGTAATTTTTCATTTAACCAGTCGGATTTTATTCCGGCTTCCCACTGTGTGGTTTTTGACGCACCCACTGTTCCGCCATTGAATAAAGGGTTATTGGCCGAACGCAAAGAAGTCGTTGTGGTGAATGACCCGAAAATATTCATGTTTTCAACAGGAGAAATCATCAAGCCTAATGTCGGATTCCATGCTTCAACTTCAGTCTCCGCAGTCACACCGTTGATTCTGCTGTATCTGATCCCCAAATGGGCTTTTAAATATTTATTGAAAGTTACAACATCCTGAGCCATCAGTCCGAAAGTAGGGGTAATGGTATTGACAATCGGGTTATTGGCAGCAAGGCTGAATTCATCCGGATTAATGTTCGGAGGTAAAAAATTATTAATATCATTAAGGACATTGATCTGGTCAATATTCTTGGCCTGGTAAGAAGTGGTGGTAACATTAGATTCCTTCCAGTCAAAACCTACTTGAAAAGTGTGCTTCATAAAACCGGTATTCACATCTGCACCAATAAAATCAAACTGGAAAACCTTATTCAGATCTTCACGGTCTGACCTGCCCAGGGTTCTGTTTCTGATTTCCCAGCCTGCATTGTTTGGTTTAGCAAGAGCTGCCCCTGTGTTTTCCAACTGATAGGAAGAACTGATAAAAGCCGCTCTTAATTTCAGCTTATCTGTAAGCTTCCGAATTGCTGTTGTTGAGAAATTAAATGTTTCTGTTTTAGCATTATCAGTTGCAAAACCGAGAAATTTTCTGTCAGGCATTTCATAGAGTGCTTCTGTATCCCCATTTGCTAAATTTACGGTTCCACGGTCCGGTGTCGTATTATTCTTCAGGTAATCCATTTCCACCACGATTTCCGTTTTGTCATCCGGGCGGATTGCCACGGACGGGTTTACGTAAATACGGTCTGTATTAACAAATCTCCTGAAACTGTTGCTGTCTTGGTAAGCTGCATTCAGGCGGACAGCAATTCTTCCCTGATGATCTAAAACCCTCTGGAAATCCAGGGTTGGCCTGTAAAAGTCCCAGCTTCCGTATCGGAAACCGACATTGGTATGATTGATGAATTTTGGCACTTTTGTCACAATATTAATCACTCCGCCTGCAGATCCCAATCCGTCTCCAATACCCTGGGTAACAGCAGCAGAACCTTTAATTACCTGAATACTTTCAACGCCCTGCATATCTGTAAGCATCGATCCGGTACGGAAATCAGAATCCATCATAACTCCGTTTTTAAGCACAGGAACCCCGCGATAACCACGGATTGACATACTTTCCCTTGTTCCGCCGTAGCTTCCGAACTGGGTTACCCCGGGAATATTTTTGGCAACATCCGTCACGGTAAGCCCTCCAAGCTGCTCTATTACCTTATGTGAAACTACAGAAATACTCTGAATCTGGTCCCTGGGCTTAAGCGGCAGCCTTGTGATTACTTCAAGGCCTTCCGGCTGTTTGTTTTTCTCCCCGAAAAGCTCAACTTCTTCAAT
The sequence above is a segment of the Chryseobacterium sp. JJR-5R genome. Coding sequences within it:
- a CDS encoding TonB-dependent siderophore receptor translates to MRRTVVMCSVVLGAGIAHAQQKNDTIKKELKIEEVELFGEKNKQPEGLEVITRLPLKPRDQIQSISVVSHKVIEQLGGLTVTDVAKNIPGVTQFGSYGGTRESMSIRGYRGVPVLKNGVMMDSDFRTGSMLTDMQGVESIQVIKGSAAVTQGIGDGLGSAGGVINIVTKVPKFINHTNVGFRYGSWDFYRPTLDFQRVLDHQGRIAVRLNAAYQDSNSFRRFVNTDRIYVNPSVAIRPDDKTEIVVEMDYLKNNTTPDRGTVNLANGDTEALYEMPDRKFLGFATDNAKTETFNFSTTAIRKLTDKLKLRAAFISSSYQLENTGAALAKPNNAGWEIRNRTLGRSDREDLNKVFQFDFIGADVNTGFMKHTFQVGFDWKESNVTTTSYQAKNIDQINVLNDINNFLPPNINPDEFSLAANNPIVNTITPTFGLMAQDVVTFNKYLKAHLGIRYSRINGVTAETEVEAWNPTLGLMISPVENMNIFGSFTTTTSLRSANNPLFNGGTVGASKTTQWEAGIKSDWLNEKLRFNVTLFDIKTDNLSYSVLNDQGNATGFFGLAGELRRKGVEVELIGRILPNLQIMTGWAYLDAQYQDSPAYVNGSALMNAPKHTANGWLNYKFNTGALDGLDIGAGIYYVGKRPVDEYTQKTIISGHANSVTPGTKPFLMPEYTTVEAQVGYAFKNGLGVRVFFNNIFDAVGYSSYFRGGFIDQIQPRNFSAQINYKF